The following are from one region of the Oryzias latipes chromosome 12, ASM223467v1 genome:
- the ppp1r3b gene encoding protein phosphatase 1 regulatory subunit 3B codes for MPIDVTVPLYLSKEDFSFIAAPNSSMTPQSSCPNLRRPDRAEQTGPEAGWTGAKAKKRVTFADHRGLTLTSVKVFSEFTDPIQIPVNIQEMLRCAPPPSPEENRLVLDFTQPSSDYLLFRQNLETNQVSLEHCVLKEKAFAGTIKVKNVSYEKSVTLRVTFDSWKSHLDVPCRYVKDAYPSPHSDTFSYQVALPAELPPHEHVEFAVCYEVGGAQHWDSNQGRNYCIVRSHMKRGRRADPHMEMHLDRYGSPTCSHGLFPDWPSYAGFENVGPYY; via the coding sequence ATGCCGATCGACGTGACTGTACCGCTCTACCTCTCCAAGGAGGACTTCAGCTTCATCGCTGCTCCCAACAGCTCCATGACGCCTCAGAGCTCCTGTCCGAACCTCCGGCGCCCGGACCGAGCCGAGCAGACGGGACCTGAGGCCGGCTGGACCGGCGCCAAGGCCAAGAAGCGGGTGACGTTTGCGGACCACAGAGGCCTGACTCTGACCAGCGTGAAGGTGTTCTCCGAGTTCACGGACCCCATCCAGATCCCCGTCAACATCCAGGAGATGCTGAGGTGTGCGCCCCCGCCGTCCCCCGAGGAGAACCGGCTGGTGCTGGACTTCACGCAGCCGTCCTCAGATTACCTGCTGTTCCGCCAGAACCTGGAGACCAACCAGGTGAGCCTGGAGCACTGCGTCCTGAAGGAGAAGGCCTTCGCCGGGACCATCAAGGTCAAGAACGTGTCGTACGAGAAGTCGGTGACGCTGCGGGTGACCTTTGACTCGTGGAAGAGCCACCTGGACGTTCCGTGCCGGTACGTGAAGGACGCCTACCCCAGCCCCCACAGCGACACCTTCTCCTACCAGGTGGCCCTCCCCGCGGAGCTGCCGCCGCACGAGCACGTGGAGTTTGCCGTCTGCTATGAGGTGGGCGGAGCTCAGCACTGGGACAGCAACCAGGGCAGGAACTACTGCATCGTCCGGTCACACATGAAGAGGGGCCGCCGCGCAGACCCCCACATGGAGATGCACTTGGACCGCTACGGCAGTCCCACCTGCTCGCACGGCCTCTTCCCTGATTGGCCGAGCTATGCCGGCTTCGAGAACGTGGGCCCGTACTATTGA